Part of the Salinimonas lutimaris genome, CTCTGGCTGCAACCGATCCGCTGACCGGACTGGCCAACCGGCGTAAATTTGATGAGTCGATTAATCATGAAATTGAGCGTAGCCACCGTTTGCAAACCACCTTATCCCTGTTAATTGTTGATATTGACGACTTTAAGGCCTACAACGACCACTATGGCCATGGCAAGGGTGATGATTGTCTGGTGTCGGTGGCCCGGCTGTTAAAAAAAGCTGCGTTGCGCGGTACTGATTTGGTCAGCCGGCTGGGCGGGGAGGAGTTTGGTATCATTCTGACTGATACTGACCGAAATGGCGCACAAGTGATTGCCCGGCATATTCTGGACCTGTTTGCCGAAGCCGCTTACCCGCACATCAAAGCCTCTATGCACCCATACCTGACCGTCAGTATGGGGTTTGTATCGATTGATTTTGCCAATCTTACCGACAACCTCCCTGACGAACGGGCCTTGATCGATGCGGCAGATAAAGCCCTGTACCGGGCAAAAAATGGCGGGCGCAACCGGTTTTGTTATGAACCCTGGCCGGGCGACACTGACATCGAAAAATGGGCCTGAGTAAATATGCCTGTGCAGAAAATTTCATACCTAAAAAACGTCAGTAAGCTGGTATGGTAGAGCCTGATAACAATGTAAACCGCGCTGCTCGGCGTACTGCTATAAACAGTAAGTCATTGCATAGCAGTGATAAAAAATCATAGTTTGCGAAATCTAAGATGGATAAATTTCCTGCGCCGGTATCACCGGAAGAACTCAAGGTACTGATTATTGACAATCAGGGGCTGGTTCATGATCAAATCATCAGTGCACTGCGTGACAGTGGCGTTAAGCACATTAGCAGCGCATTTAACGCTTTTCATGCGCTGCGTCTGTGTAAGCAGCACACCTTTGATATAGTCATGCTCGCATTTAACGTCAGCAACGACAAAGACGGCTTTCATCTGTTTGAAGAGCTCCGCCAGCACCAGTTTATTACTGACCGTACATCGGTGATTTTTCTGAGCGCCGAAACCAGTCATGAACTGGTTAACTGCATTGTAGAGCTGCAGCCGGACGACTTCTGGGTGAAGCCGCTGGACAGCCGCCGGATTGCTGCCCGCCTGGACTATTTGCTGACGGTGCGTAAAAAGCTGAATAAACTCCTGCATTGTCTTTATCAGCGCGATTATGCCGCAGCGATGTATCATGCCCAGCGTCAACTTAACGATGACACCATCAGTGAGCTTCATCCCAGATTGCGTCGGATTGTCGGCGAATGTCTGCTTCACCTGCGAGACTACCCGGAAGCCGAGCGTTATTTTACCGGGCTGCTGAGTAGCCTGAATCATGCCTGGGTACATATTAATCTGGTCAAATCGCTGTTAAGACAAAATAAGCAGGAAGAAGCCCAGTTACGGATTGAGGATTTGCTGGAGCGCCGCGACACCCGCTTTTTGACGTTGGATCTGTTGGCTCAGTTTCATCTGGAGCATGAACAGTACGCCGAAGCCTATGACAAAATAAAACAGGCCAGTTCACTGGCACCACGAAATATCGAGCGACACAAGCGGTTGTGGGATCTGGCGCGGCTCAACCATGATAAAACCGGCCAGCTTATCGCGGTGCAGAATATGGCCCGGTATGCCAAAAACAGTATTCACGATTCGCCGGAGCTACAGATGAATGTGATTCGCTCTACACTGGATTTGGCGACCAGTGTCAGTCAGACAGAAGCAGAAAAGCTGTTACAGCGGGCAGAACTGGATCTGGTCAGGCTGAGCGAGACAAAAGGTGTGGCTGGTCAGCTCGATGAACAGGTTCGCATTACCCGGGCTCGCATCCTGTGTCTGCAAAGCCGTAAAAAAGAAGCCGAAGTGATCATGAAAGAAGAAAAGCCTGAGATCAGCAGTGCGTCGATGGAAGACAATCTGGATAAAATGAAGGCGTTTCATGAACTGGGGATGAAAGAACATTGTCTGGCGGTGCTCGATAAACTTCGTCAGCAGATTGAGGGTGACACATTTTCCTCGCAGGTGGTGGATGAATATCTGAAGCAGGAGGAAATCGAGCGTCGTGAAATTCAGTTTACCACCAAAGAACTTAAAGAAATGGCGGCTGTCAACTACCGGGAAAACCGAATGCTGCCGGCTTACAACAATTTGCGTCAGGCACTGCGGTTATCCCCGGATAACCGGCAAATAGCCCTGAGCCTGCTAAAAGTGATGGCGCAGCTTATCAGAAAACAGCCGCTTAACCATGAACAGGAGCAAACCCTGGACAGCGCCGCCAGACTGTTGCTGCAAAGTGACTTGCCTGCTGCGCAGCGCGAAAAGCGCAATCATTATTTTGCGCTTTTGCAAATTGATGTCGCAGCGCTTGGCGAGGCGCCGGATTTACAGGCCGGCTAATCCGGCTCGATACACGTTGATCTGTCAAAGAGTGAATTAGTTAGTCTCTGTTTCACCGGCCAGGTCTTTGACGAACCAAGTAAAGTCCTGCTCAACCTGATCCGCATACTGTCGGGCAGCGTGAGTCAGGGCCTGGGCATGTTGTGGCAATATCGCACTGGCCTGCTGCTCAAACACTTGTGAGCGTCTATCGCCTCTGGCATGGGCCAGCGCCAGCACCTGTCCGCACAGCTGCGCATATTCTTCAAATCCGCCATTGACACTTTTGTTGCCCAGCGTCACATCTTCGGGGGCGATACCCACCCGTGCATGGTGGCGCGAACGAATCAGATAATGCCGTTTTTGCCAGTAAGCTTCATCC contains:
- a CDS encoding diguanylate cyclase domain-containing protein, producing MLSHRAKVLIIDDDVTTIRMMADSLSPDYEVIVATAAEEGLRQARTAQPDLILLDVIMPQINGYDVCRRLKADDLTLKIPVIFVTALDAVDQQTKGFELGAVDYITKPIEVALLHARVRSHTRLYQQTLQLESLAATDPLTGLANRRKFDESINHEIERSHRLQTTLSLLIVDIDDFKAYNDHYGHGKGDDCLVSVARLLKKAALRGTDLVSRLGGEEFGIILTDTDRNGAQVIARHILDLFAEAAYPHIKASMHPYLTVSMGFVSIDFANLTDNLPDERALIDAADKALYRAKNGGRNRFCYEPWPGDTDIEKWA
- a CDS encoding response regulator, with translation MDKFPAPVSPEELKVLIIDNQGLVHDQIISALRDSGVKHISSAFNAFHALRLCKQHTFDIVMLAFNVSNDKDGFHLFEELRQHQFITDRTSVIFLSAETSHELVNCIVELQPDDFWVKPLDSRRIAARLDYLLTVRKKLNKLLHCLYQRDYAAAMYHAQRQLNDDTISELHPRLRRIVGECLLHLRDYPEAERYFTGLLSSLNHAWVHINLVKSLLRQNKQEEAQLRIEDLLERRDTRFLTLDLLAQFHLEHEQYAEAYDKIKQASSLAPRNIERHKRLWDLARLNHDKTGQLIAVQNMARYAKNSIHDSPELQMNVIRSTLDLATSVSQTEAEKLLQRAELDLVRLSETKGVAGQLDEQVRITRARILCLQSRKKEAEVIMKEEKPEISSASMEDNLDKMKAFHELGMKEHCLAVLDKLRQQIEGDTFSSQVVDEYLKQEEIERREIQFTTKELKEMAAVNYRENRMLPAYNNLRQALRLSPDNRQIALSLLKVMAQLIRKQPLNHEQEQTLDSAARLLLQSDLPAAQREKRNHYFALLQIDVAALGEAPDLQAG